In Halobaculum sp. XH14, a single genomic region encodes these proteins:
- a CDS encoding GtrA family protein, which translates to MATPTTSTVDGATVGRIARFATVGASAAGVQTGLLWAFVEHGGVNYLVGAAFAIEITILLQYVLNNAWTFSASRHTGRGEYLRGLLRTNLVRGSAIPIQLGLLAAFVSWAGAGYIAANLGAILISGTYRYLLDARWTWK; encoded by the coding sequence ATGGCGACACCCACAACGAGCACCGTCGACGGTGCCACGGTCGGCCGGATCGCCCGGTTCGCCACCGTGGGGGCCAGCGCGGCCGGCGTCCAGACCGGGCTGCTCTGGGCGTTCGTGGAGCACGGCGGCGTGAACTACCTCGTCGGCGCGGCGTTCGCCATCGAGATCACCATCCTGCTCCAGTACGTGCTCAACAACGCCTGGACGTTCAGCGCCTCCCGGCACACCGGCCGGGGCGAGTACCTCCGGGGGCTGCTCAGGACGAACCTGGTTCGCGGCTCCGCCATCCCGATCCAGCTCGGGCTGCTGGCGGCGTTCGTGAGCTGGGCCGGGGCCGGCTACATCGCGGCGAACCTCGGCGCGATCCTCATCAGCGGGACGTACCGCTACCTGCTCGACGCCAGGTGGACGTGGAAGTAG
- a CDS encoding DUF5810 domain-containing protein — MGYACPVCEVPQRDGEHLANHLAFTAMLREDDHEAWLDEHVPGWGEETPGELAERVTDHAEEAEFDEVFEDTTEGAGSHDHPHGHDGEHDGGSRPDAMNGREAGGFEGMAEAVTDEAVESVIQDAQELTEEMYGFDEEESEEAEEAGDSGADTGDAGENGRDTGNADEDDDPEGNDS; from the coding sequence ATGGGATACGCCTGCCCCGTCTGTGAGGTCCCCCAGCGGGACGGGGAACACCTCGCCAACCACCTCGCGTTCACCGCGATGCTCCGGGAGGACGACCACGAGGCCTGGCTCGACGAGCACGTCCCCGGCTGGGGCGAGGAGACGCCGGGCGAACTCGCCGAGCGCGTGACCGACCACGCCGAGGAAGCCGAGTTCGACGAGGTGTTCGAGGACACGACCGAGGGGGCGGGCTCACACGACCACCCGCACGGACACGACGGGGAGCACGATGGCGGGAGCCGCCCCGACGCGATGAACGGCCGGGAGGCTGGCGGGTTCGAGGGGATGGCCGAGGCAGTCACGGATGAGGCCGTCGAGTCGGTCATCCAGGACGCACAGGAACTGACCGAGGAGATGTACGGCTTCGACGAGGAGGAGTCCGAGGAAGCCGAGGAGGCGGGCGACAGCGGTGCCGATACCGGAGACGCCGGGGAAAACGGGCGCGATACCGGGAACGCTGACGAGGACGACGACCCCGAAGGGAACGACTCTTGA
- a CDS encoding DUF5809 family protein — MDTEGTLAPATPAEARAEYGSLVPAAKVAVREAARAMDFDREEYRDRVTGEVIETVRDALFASLLRVHVGTDEEFDEWLDANPGYGSDVAGSENVERVAWHPVPFAGEGGVAVAATFQDEREAALGTLRRRAFGVVYREHVADSDDHDDAGVGDDEVDDPEA; from the coding sequence ATGGACACCGAGGGGACGCTGGCACCGGCGACGCCGGCCGAGGCGCGCGCGGAGTACGGATCGCTCGTGCCGGCCGCGAAGGTCGCCGTCCGCGAGGCGGCCAGGGCGATGGACTTCGACCGCGAGGAGTACCGCGACCGCGTCACCGGCGAGGTGATCGAGACCGTCCGGGACGCGCTGTTCGCGTCGCTGCTCCGGGTCCACGTCGGGACGGACGAGGAGTTCGACGAGTGGCTCGACGCGAACCCGGGGTACGGGTCGGACGTCGCCGGGAGCGAGAACGTCGAGCGCGTCGCCTGGCACCCGGTCCCGTTCGCGGGCGAGGGCGGCGTCGCCGTCGCCGCGACGTTTCAGGACGAGCGGGAGGCCGCGCTGGGGACGCTCCGCCGTCGAGCGTTCGGGGTGGTCTATCGGGAGCACGTCGCCGATTCAGACGACCACGACGACGCCGGCGTCGGCGACGACGAGGTCGACGACCCCGAGGCGTAA
- a CDS encoding NUDIX hydrolase produces the protein MTDGTEEGADDAPAFDDGRRHDWPGEPEWPVVESAVEYETGWVTAGYDLVEQPDGTRKRYYWAELPSAVVVVARADDRLLFVEQYRPTIRRTQLELPAGIIEAGESDTAAAERELREETGFAAGSTSLLQEVWCCTGLLRHRRAFVFAEDLTPAEQSLDENEFLTPRSVPVEEAIDLVRGGSTNDATVEGLLLAEVEGLL, from the coding sequence ATGACCGACGGAACGGAGGAGGGTGCGGACGACGCGCCGGCGTTCGACGACGGTCGGCGACACGACTGGCCCGGCGAGCCCGAGTGGCCGGTCGTGGAGAGCGCGGTCGAGTACGAGACCGGCTGGGTGACCGCGGGCTACGATCTGGTCGAACAGCCGGACGGCACCCGGAAGCGCTACTACTGGGCGGAACTCCCGAGCGCGGTCGTGGTCGTCGCGCGGGCGGATGACCGGCTCCTGTTCGTCGAGCAGTACCGGCCGACGATCAGGCGGACGCAGCTCGAACTCCCGGCCGGCATCATCGAGGCGGGCGAGTCCGACACCGCCGCGGCCGAGCGCGAACTCCGGGAGGAGACGGGTTTCGCGGCGGGGAGTACGTCGCTGCTCCAGGAGGTCTGGTGCTGTACGGGGCTGTTGCGCCACCGCCGTGCGTTCGTGTTCGCCGAGGACCTGACGCCCGCCGAGCAGTCGCTCGACGAGAACGAGTTCCTGACGCCCCGGTCGGTGCCGGTCGAGGAGGCGATCGACCTGGTTCGTGGCGGCTCGACGAACGACGCGACCGTCGAGGGGCTGTTGCTCGCCGAGGTCGAGGGCCTGCTCTGA
- the lysS gene encoding lysine--tRNA ligase, whose product MSADADGGGPGGEEAGDVDGSIDPHAVGGGDREGRDDEYRAFWADEVADEIEARDPDEPIVIKGGVSPSGIAHIGNFNEIIRGYFVAAVLRERGHEVRQVFTSDDRDALRKLPRKLADTDGNVVELGDVNAGALGQNLGKPYTDIPDPFEDGHESYAAHFAALLSADAEALGIPVEMVSNTELYEEGAFDDVLEHVLRNVDLARETLAKYQDGVDADYVPFMAQCGECGTLTQDILGFDLDARTVDYRCSGIEAGGRHIEGCGHEGTASFRDGKLPWRFEWPAQWQVLGVDFEPFGKDHAEGSWPSGVDVARNVLGNEPPVPMVYEWFTLDGESLSSSEGHVVTVSEVLDLVEPEVLRYFFARNPKKAKDLNLERLDLLVDEFDRFERVSFGEADADEDLTALAERAYPFVVDEVRPERVRLPYTFAAVLGMVEDREFRIKLARDEGHFTDETPEWAIDDALERVERARRWAERNDNEYAYRLQTDLPDHEFDADVEAALDDLAEFVAAGHDGEAIQGEIHETARRHDVEVSDFFAAGYRLFFDETQGPRLGEFLGELEREFVVRRLRREE is encoded by the coding sequence ATGAGCGCCGACGCGGACGGCGGCGGGCCCGGAGGCGAGGAAGCCGGCGACGTGGACGGGTCCATCGACCCGCACGCGGTCGGCGGCGGCGACCGTGAGGGGCGTGACGACGAGTACCGGGCGTTCTGGGCCGACGAGGTCGCAGACGAGATCGAGGCCCGTGACCCCGACGAACCGATCGTCATCAAGGGCGGCGTCTCCCCGTCCGGCATCGCCCACATCGGGAACTTCAACGAGATCATCCGCGGCTACTTCGTCGCCGCAGTGCTCCGCGAGCGGGGCCACGAGGTCCGGCAGGTGTTCACCAGCGACGACCGGGACGCGCTCCGGAAGCTCCCCCGGAAACTCGCCGACACCGACGGGAACGTCGTCGAACTCGGCGACGTGAACGCCGGCGCGCTCGGGCAGAACCTCGGGAAACCCTACACCGACATCCCGGACCCGTTCGAGGACGGCCACGAGTCGTACGCCGCCCACTTCGCGGCGCTGCTGTCGGCCGACGCCGAGGCGCTGGGGATTCCAGTGGAGATGGTCTCCAACACCGAGCTGTACGAGGAGGGGGCGTTCGACGACGTCCTCGAGCACGTCCTCCGGAACGTCGACCTGGCGCGCGAGACGCTGGCGAAGTACCAGGACGGGGTCGACGCGGACTACGTGCCGTTCATGGCCCAGTGTGGGGAGTGCGGGACGCTGACCCAGGACATCCTCGGGTTCGACCTCGACGCGCGGACCGTCGACTACCGCTGTTCGGGCATCGAGGCCGGCGGCCGACACATCGAGGGCTGCGGGCACGAGGGGACCGCGTCGTTCCGGGACGGGAAGCTTCCCTGGCGCTTCGAGTGGCCCGCCCAGTGGCAGGTGCTCGGCGTCGACTTCGAGCCGTTCGGGAAGGACCACGCCGAGGGCTCCTGGCCCTCGGGGGTCGACGTCGCCCGGAACGTGCTCGGGAACGAACCGCCGGTGCCGATGGTGTACGAATGGTTCACGCTCGACGGGGAGTCGCTCTCATCCTCGGAGGGCCACGTCGTCACCGTGAGCGAGGTGCTGGACCTCGTGGAGCCGGAGGTGCTCCGCTACTTCTTCGCCCGGAATCCGAAGAAGGCGAAGGACCTGAACCTCGAACGGCTGGACCTGCTCGTCGACGAGTTCGACCGGTTCGAGCGCGTCTCCTTCGGCGAGGCGGACGCCGACGAGGACCTGACGGCGCTCGCCGAGCGCGCGTACCCGTTCGTCGTGGACGAGGTCCGCCCCGAACGCGTCCGCCTCCCGTACACGTTCGCGGCGGTGCTCGGGATGGTCGAGGACCGCGAGTTCAGGATCAAACTGGCACGCGACGAGGGACACTTCACCGACGAGACCCCGGAGTGGGCCATCGACGACGCGCTCGAACGGGTCGAGCGCGCCCGTCGCTGGGCCGAGCGCAACGACAACGAGTACGCCTACCGACTCCAGACGGACCTCCCCGACCACGAGTTCGACGCCGACGTCGAGGCGGCCCTGGACGACCTGGCGGAGTTCGTCGCGGCGGGCCACGACGGCGAGGCGATCCAGGGCGAAATCCACGAGACCGCCCGCCGGCACGACGTGGAGGTGTCGGACTTCTTCGCGGCGGGCTACCGGCTGTTCTTCGACGAGACGCAGGGGCCGCGGCTCGGGGAGTTCCTCGGCGAACTGGAGCGGGAGTTCGTCGTCCGGCGGCTTCGGCGCGAGGAATAG